The following coding sequences are from one Rhineura floridana isolate rRhiFlo1 chromosome 2, rRhiFlo1.hap2, whole genome shotgun sequence window:
- the LOC133377974 gene encoding mucin-2-like — protein MPTTPTSTSTSTTVPTPTTTTTTTTHPTPTETSSPPTATTPATTTVTTSSAPPKVTASVPTPTSTVSTRSSTRPTSHTPKTTITSSPSTTSRTTVSTQTATIITPKTTPPMSTPVPTTTTPVPTTVSTHPTTLSTPTPTTTTAPHTSSTPITLTTKTLPTTTTMPTTPTFTSTTTTVPTPTSTTITMTLHTTTETSSTLATTTPAPSTASMPKTTHTSAISPSFSSSLPPLPTTSPIIIPSTVSTIPIVSVTTSSPLSSTSSTTITSSPLTTRTSTLIISTTPLKTTSVSHTTTTPGKCEPVEYEDQVVYKGCVANVTLTRCEGMCPSSARLNIVKMMVDMECGCCMPLTLYKKELRMPCPDPDNPQKPLVTEIIIFGGCVCNYDGCTH, from the exons ATGCCCACAACTCCCACCTCCACTTCCACCAGCACTACAGTACCCACTCCCACCACCACAACTACTACCACAACTCATCCTACCCCCACAGAAACATCCAGTCCTCCAACCGCCACAACCCCTGCAACCACAACCGTCACAACGAGCAGCG CACCACCAAAAGTCACCGCTTCTGTTCCAACACCAACTTCTACAG TCTCAACACGTTCCTCAACAAGACCCACCAGCCACACGCCGAAAACAACAATAACCTCTTCTCCGTCCACGACGTCCAGAACTACCGTGTCTACACAGACCGCAACAATCATCACGCCGAAGACCACTCCCCCGATGTCAACCCCTGTGCCGACGACGACTACACCCGTTCCCACTACTGTTTCCACCCACCCCACTACACTCAGCACACCCACCCCGACCACTACAACAGCACCCCACACCTCCAGCACACCCATCACTTTGACTACTAAAACTCTTCCCACTACCACAACCATGCCCACAACTCCCACCTTTACTTCCACCACCACTACAGTACCTACTCCCACTTCCACAACTATTACAATGACTCTCCATACCACCACAGAAACATCCAGTACTCTAGCCACCACAACCCCTGCCCCCTCAACCGCCAGCATGCCTAAGACCACTCACACTAGTGCCATTTCTCCATCATTTAGTTCATCACTTCCTCCTCTGCCAACAACTTCTCCAATAATAATACCCTCTACTGTATCTACTATTCCCATTGTTTCTGTGACAACCAGTTCTCCCTTATCCTCAACTAGTAGTACAACTATCACTAGCAGTCCATTAACTACTAGAACTAGTACTCTGATAATTAGTACTACACCTTTGAAGACGACCTCTGTATCGCATACAACTACTACTCCTG GGAAATGTGAACCTGTTGAATATGAAGATCAAGTGGTTTACAAGGGTTGTGTTGCAAATGTCACTTTGACTCGCTGTGAAGGAATGTGTCCATCATCAGCAAG GCTGAATATTGTCAAAATGATGGTAGACATGGAGTGTGGGTGCTGCATGCCACTCACACTCTACAAGAAAGAACTGAGGATGCCTTGTccagatccagataatccacaGAAACCACTTGTTACAGAAATCATCATATTTGGTGGCTGTGTATGCAACTATGATGGGTGTACACACTAG